In Erigeron canadensis isolate Cc75 chromosome 8, C_canadensis_v1, whole genome shotgun sequence, the DNA window CATGAGGTTTAAACAAAGTTTCTGGTTGATTGATCATATCTCTTGTTTATGTCCATTTCAGAAAAAGTAATAGCAGTGGCTGTTAGTTCCATTGTAGCATGTTTAGTTGCAAGCCTTGTTGCCTTTTATGCATGGAAACACAGAAGTAACTCAAAAAGAAGAGGTACGAGTCTAATTCACTCATTCTTTAGACTATTAACTTATCTTAATCTTAGCATATGTTTGCCTTCTAAGTCCTAATTAATGTAAGCATTAAGCAGTCCTTTTGAGATAATCAGACTCCACTAAGTTAGTTGGCTAACAGATGTTTGGAAACAAAAAAGGATACTGGAATTTGTAAAACATGCTGATTTCATTAATATCCTAGGTTCTGAAGACCCTAAACTGTTGAAAATCCTGAATGGTTGTAGCTTGAACTTCAAATATTCCACAATTGAAAAAGCCACAAGTTCTTTTGATGACGCGAACAAGCTTGGGCAAGGGGGATTTGGAACCGTATACAAGGTAGTCTTTCAAAAAACATAAATCAACAACCTGACCTCATTCATGTCTTCGTTCATAATTTGGAGGTTTGGAGTTTATGATGTTTTAGATCAATCAAATGACTTGAATCTCATTAAAAGGCACTACACAATGAATTTTGTGGCAGGGTGTTCTTCCAGATGGAAAAGAGATTGCTGTCAAGAGACTTTTCTTCAACCACCGACATAGAGCAGGGGACTTCTACAACGAAGTCAACATCATTAGTAGCGTCAACCACAAAAACCTGGTCAAACTGATAGGATTCAGTTGTTTGGGGCCTGAAAGTATTCTCATTTATGAATATCTACCCAACAGGAGTCTAGATCATTTCATCTTTGGTAATTTCCCAAATTCCCTAAAGACCAAATTTAACATTTTTGCCACTCGATAATTTAGATAATGAGAATGGAATTTATAATATCAACTTGTACAGATTCAGTCAGAAGTAAGGAACTAAACTGGGGAAAAAGATTTGATATTATAATAGGGATAGCAAAAGGCTTAGCTTACCTTCATGAGAACAGTAAAACCAGGATCATTCACAGGGATATTAAAGCTGCTAATATCTTGTTGGATTCAAGGCTACATGCAAAGATTGCTGATTTTGGGTTAGCCAGGTCTTATCAAGAAGACAAGAATCATATCAGCACTGGGATTGCAGGAACACTGTGAGAACTCCCTTACACTTCTCTTCTGTCTAATCTCCATAAATTGTTGTATCAGTTTATATTTGGTTTATGTTGTTAAAAAATGGTAAGTTTATCCAAAATAAGCCAGTTTTTCTACATTGGAAATATGCAAATTTGACTAGGATCCAACAGCATATTGTTTAAGTTCGTGATTGTTCTATTTGGGTAACTTCTTTTTCACCCTGTCTTCAAATTTTGTAGGGGATATATGGCTCCAGAGTACATTTCCCACGGTAAGTTAACTGAAAAGGTAGATGTGTATAGCTTTGGTGTGCTTTTACTTGAAGTGGTTACCGGAATGCCAAATAGAGGAATTCAAACATCAGACAACAGTCGCAGCTTAATTTCACTTGTAAGTACGATTTGTACAGCAAAGACATGGCTATCGCAATTTCCTAAAGTCCTTCGGTGAACCAAAGTTATATGTATCCATTAGCCATTACAattatttcatatatagatTTGGGTGAAGctgattaaatttttttcattgTGGACATTATAGGCATGGGAGCATTTCAAGCAAGGGACAGTAAATGAGTTGTTTGATTCAAGTTTGATGCTAAACGTTCAAACTAGTAGCGACAAGAAGAAAGAAATACAAAGTATTGTACATGTAGGACTTCTTTGCATCCAAGAAGTTGCATCACTTAGACCAACAATGTCTATGGCTTTACAAATGTTATCCAAGAAGATTGAACCCTTGCCTTCACCGGCTAACCCCCCTTATATACATGAAAGCAGCATACAATCACTTCATCCTTCAAGGCTTGGGCTAAACAATCCTACCTCGGTTGCCACTGTTTCAGATAGTTCTTTTATCCCAAGGTAAATCTCTATTAAAAATTCCTACCAGAACAAAAGTACCTCGATTGTATTTGGGAACACTTCGGTTTGTAGTACCAGTGTTTTGAAATATTTGGAAAAAACTAAACACAAACAAGATGGCATACTTAGTTTCAATTTGTGTAGTAACGAGATGATTCATGAAGAATTGTGGTAAAAGCTAACCAATATGCGGTTAAACTGAAAGACCATTGTGGTCCTAGTAACCAAGTTTTGAATCTAACCATTATATATTTGCTGGTATGTCATTTTTGACAGTGTCTATATAGTTttgataaaaagatacaatagACCTCAAACTAGACCTTTAAACTACTATCATACTAAACGCAACACACCATTTAAGCTACCCACTAGCTAACATACAACACTTAACATGTTAATAAATCCAATAGCTAGAACACTCCTACATCTTTCAACCTAGTAAGGCATTAATTTGGAACTCGGCTAATACACCAAATTTCAACTTTTCCAAGATCCTCTTCCGACCTTCAATAAAGATGCATATAACAACTCATTCCATATGTCTGGTACACCTGGCAAACACCAATGACTGCAATCTTGTGAGTGCTCTGCAGAATGTTGCTTTATGGTCATGGAATTATAATTCGTTCTGTAAATTGAAGGGTGGCCATCTTTTCTGTAATCTGTAAGCCTGCTAATGTTAAGATATATCAAGGGTGTTTTCATCCCACGCATTACATTGTCAAAAACTCTCATCTTTGATGGGTATTTCGTTAAATGACTTGTGTTAAAGATTGGTTCGGTCTCTTTGTGACACTGCCCTCCAGAATTCCATTGACCTCCCCTGCAAACATAAGTATGACATGCTTATAtaatttgacttttgaggtcaaACCTATGCTAAGCTGGTCTGAATTTCTTATAAATTATTAGCCACCATCTTCTAAGTGATATGCTTTTTGTATGCTTTAATGTAGTCATCAAGATGCGCCTAACCAATTTTACCATGGATTAATTATCATTTAAACTAAGTGATCCACCGAGTATCATCCTGTTGCATCAATCCTATATCCTAACTACAAAAATCTTTAATCAAATAGTCCTTATGATTTACCCTACAACTTTTCATTAGCAACCCAGTCCAAAAGAAAACACCATACAAAGATGGCAAAATGAGTGGGTTGGGTAATAGCTCATAACATGTAACATTTGCATGTTAAAACACGCTGGGTAGAGTTAACCCAAAACACTTTTTAACCAAGTTTAATCTCTTTTTTTAAGTAATTTGTGTGTcaagtaacaataataattatattaacaaGTTCTAAGCACCATGGGACTTGAACCCACAACCTATAGGTTGATGGGTCATCACACAATACCACAAGAGACAAAGCTCAATGGTAACTAGCGTTTTAGctaactttatattattaaagataataaGACTCGCCATAATTGAGTGAGTCAAAAATTTCAACCTCTAGATGatctttagtttttaattttttattacagCAAAGATACATGAAGTTATCATTCTAGGGTGAGTAAATGTAATTGAAGCCATAAATGATGAACATACCAAAAATGGGTTACTGAATAACCTCTAAAGATAACTTGAGTTTTATGGCTGTCAATGTTCATATCCACCCATTTGGCCCATGTAGAAAGAGCCCTTGTGTATGCATCAAGGGCCTTGAGTTTCGGGTATACACGGTTGCCTTCCTGGTAATAGTCTTCCCTGTCAACATAGAAATGGCATTCAATCCCACTTACAGGCGTAAGTTTTTGATGTGTTACAAGTGAAAAAGTGATCATGCTATCATTATAGTCCATACTTTTGTGTTAACACAGACAGATAGATGTTTGGGCGTTAGTAAATATGCTATGTTAACAAAAATAATGATTCTCACCCTCGGGAAGTTTTCTCATGAGTCCACCAATGTCCCGTAttgaagatcaaaatatcaGCATCTTGATACATTGAAGTCGCCCGGTCCATTAAATCCAATCTTAGTGTCTCAAAAGAACCATTTTTACCTTTGAAGGACGATTCTCTCACTAGAAATGGAGAAACGACAAAATCCACTGTACAGTTATAGTCCTGCAGAAGTACAGAGATTGCATGGCTTGACGTTACACAAAGTCCAACAGTGATTTTATTTTCATGGTCAAATTGACAAAGTTTCAACCACCAAATTGGTACAAGTTAAAGGTATAAGATAATTAGGgtcaaatttattattttagtatCAATACTATTAGGTTTGGACTTTAAAGTCAAAAGAGTGTGGAAGCTTGCCTCAAATCTGAAGGCATAAATGCCTTTCTTCTTGAATTCCCTTTTTCCCGATATCTCGTAAACCCTTTTTTTGTTCTTGACAGAATGTCTAAGAATGCAAACAAGTGACTCCCACATGTTCCTATTTAAAGAATCTCCAACAAAAACCATTTTACTCCCTCTTAATCTTTCCAAAAAATCCGTTGCATTCAATCTGAAAACAACCATAAAAAGAGACATCATGGACAATCTCATAACTGGTCAACAGATAACGAACCACaactttaaaagataaagaaatgatTTCATTAAGGCCAGACATAAGTGTATAATGAAAAAATGCTTTGTTCTCCCAAAAATCTTCCTAGCATACACTTGGTATATATCAATGAGACATGGACTTCTCTATGGATTTTGCCAAGTATCAACATGAAAGATTATTAAAAGTATGTAGCATTTCTCAAGTGTAACattaacaaatatattatttggaAATGTCTTCATCCACAACACTACTTGTCTCATTTTAAGAAGTAAAATAATTACTTTGAACAACTTAAAGATTTGCAAAGCATATTCTAGAAAGAACAATGATAGATAGGCCTTAAATATGTGCCTAAAAGTATGGCTATTTGTATTATGGGCTACACCTGCTATATTCAAATTATGATAGTTTAAAGATTTGTTACCATATTTGTATCTAGTATCTGGTTATCAAATGTCCTATTTACCATGTATTGTCTAATTTGCGCTAAAGTGTGCTATGTGGTAGGTTTGCTACTCTTCTTTACTCTTAATGTAGTCAGGTGATACTCGGACAACAGGTATGGTTACTAAACTCTTTACACTCTTTAACTTTTGTCGCATTTGGCCGGAGGTTCTTATGGAAGCAATCTCTATACCTTTGGGTAGAGGAAAGACTATCTAcactcacctcccccatacccctcACAGGAATTGGAACCTGTTGTTGTATCTAGTATTTGGTTACAATCCGAAAACTAAGAGGTACATCAGAACACAAAATATTAACGGATTTTTCCAGTGACAGTTAATAACATGCATAATAAAATTGtacttttcatatcaaaagtccaaCCCTGAATTTTTCTAataaatgtacaactaattTATGCACGTTAATGACAGATTAGCACAACCCAATATTATCACACAAAGTCAAAGAGTCGAATAATCATTTATCAGCTAAATCACAACTGGGTAGACAAAACAATGAAAGGTCAAATGCTCAAACAAATGACCAATTGATTATTTCAGTCAAAGATTTACAAATATGCAttttttcataccaaaactTCTAACTGAAAACATCATAATCATGCAATTGTAAAGCACCAAGACAATGTAAAGCTtatcaaaaaaatcataatcATTATTACCTTGGGATTTCACATCCAAATGGCTGCCACCTCCATTTTACATACATATCATCTGGCCTCCTATTCAGATGGCAATTAAAATCTTTGTCTATGTAAGGACATAAACCAGCAGGATAATATGGTTTTGTATCATCTCTTACCCATCTTCCATCAAAGATATCACATTCTTCAAAAGTGCCACTAAAATTCCTCAAAACTTGGTCAATTACTTTCCCTTCATTGGGATTCACAGTAATCGCACTAAAGCTTCCATTTTTCACATCATCTTTTATCAAAtgagtatccttaacttcatgAACTTTCGCAGAACTTTCATTAAAGCTTCCAATTTTCACATCAGTAGTGAAATTCCTTAAATGGGCATCCTTCAATTCAAAAACTTTCAATGAAATTCCATCAAAGCTTTCATTTTTCGCATCACTGATGAAATTCCTTGAATGGGCATCCTTGAATTCAAAAACTTTTGATGAAATTTCATTAAAGCTTCCATCTTTCACATCACTAGTGAAATTCCCAAcatgtgtattccctttttcaTCAATATCCAAGATTTTCAAACTAATGTTACCATTAGAACCATGGGGATTTTGGTCTAATTGTGTAGTAGTATTAGTTACAAATATTGATGTTGAACAAGTGGAATTGAAAGATGATGATctactaaaagaaaaagaccaTGCAATGAGTGAACTATTGTCACTATCAATATTAAATCCttgaaaaaaaactttatcTGGATTTAGATTCTTGAAatagaaattagaaaataaaataaataaaagtatgaaaaatgaaataaacccTAACCCAAATCCTGAAAAAACCTTCTTTCTTGGAGATGCACAACTTGGAAAGTGATCAAATATTGAAACAAGTTTCTTTAGGTTCATTGTGGttataaaaacaagaaaaccaTCAACAAGtatgaaaaaagttttcaaaCACACAAACTCACCATCACTTTGTTTtgtactttatatatatgtgtgtgtgaaaaagtaaaaaacaagaTAGTATACAGTATAAAGTTATCCAAATATGACAATGTTGTTTGAAATTAAATGAAAGTGTGACACAAAGTTGTGTGTTGGTGAAGGTTTAGTTGGAGACAAATTTTGCAGAAATAAAGAACAGAGATAGGCTTGGTTACAGAATGCATGCGAAAAGGAGAGCCAGGATGAAAGGACAATATTGCCCTGAAATAGATACTTACAAAATACTAACCATGTTTACAACTGATTTGTAAATTTGAATGTACACAAATGTTTTTAACCAAATTTCCGAAAATCTTGTCTTTTGGCCTGATTGCCTGAATCTTTGTAACAGCCTTTGAGGTTTAAAAGAGATTTTCAAGACTTTGAAAAAACATCGTATAGATTTGTTCGTTCATGTTTTTCAACCTTTGATATATTTGTTATCAATATTGCAtctaatattttgttatatgctgcatttaaaattaaaattaggatagaaatatacatacaaataactACTAACAACAAATAATTATTAATGTGATAATGTTTTTTGAGAAATCATATTTTCGgacaaaattaattatatagcAAATACTACCAAATTACAAATCAACAAAGGTAAGAAAACTTGTATTTGGAGTAATTATAAGAATATAACATTTGTTGCAAAAAAAAATAGACAATTCTCCAATTCTTTTTGGTTATAAAATTTCAATACAgtctttttaaagattttttttccaaataggTGTAATGGGAAAACTTATTTAACAAATTGGTatggttttgaaaatatttaccattttagtataaaacCTAATTAAACATTATATCTCCCAATAACTATTAAACAACcacttaaatttttttctaaaaaagttacaacctttggatgaaaaagaaaaataaattgtgATCATTGGATCACTTTGCTGacctatgttttctttttagataacatttacgtttttttttttcaatttaatatttaaacttaataaaattcCTCATATTCTCATATGATTTCAAGTATGGAGTATATTGAAACATCATCAGATCAAAGTACTAATATATCATAACATTGAATGAGAACTATTATTTTTAATCAAgtaaaaagtatttttaaactAACTTCCCTAAGCTGTCATAGTTCTGATTCTTGGTATGTATTGttattacaaattaattatttttctctatatatttatatggaatttattttttcttgattttcatCTTGAATCTGCTcaatataaacaaacaaactttAATTCTGTCACCCACAAATAACTTTGTAATTGCACgattcgtccatgtggtttatgTGTCATCAACCCATCATCATATTAACGTCTTATGTAAGATTTAGAGATAAACTCTATCATTATCATTGTTCGTTCAATACAGGAACATGATAATGGAAAAACAGATGATAACTGATCCTTTTTCTtgtctttatatattataaatataatgtttaattaggttttatactaaaatggtaaaatttttgaaaccatACCAATTTGATAAATAAGTTTTCCTACTACACCCATTAGGAAAAAAACTCCtttttaaaaatgagttttgttaatgacatgACAGTCCTTAGGGTTGTCAGTTTTAGTTAacttgatgcattaaaatttgtattttgtctTGTGAAAATTTAACGGTcagttattgatatataaagtactactttttatgcatataataagctgttaatgacaaccattaggactgtcattatcattttcctttaaaaatattaatgttttaaactAAGATATTATTAAATGTTTTATGGGTCTTGTTACATAAAATCTAGGAACTTTGTCAAGGTACAtacattatttatgtatataccATAAAATTCATTAAGGTTGGGTATTTTTATTAGGaaaatatatgacaaaaaaTAGTTGCGTACCATCATCTTCTTGTTACGGAATACGAGTATTACTTATTAGACATGAGAAACCGAAAAGAAATGGTCAAATGGAGTTGCAAAATTATTTTCATAGCCCTGATCACAAAGTGAAGGTACAGATTTACACGCTGATTAGCGCATAGAACCTCGTGAGGTAGTACACATGGCATGTTCTTCTCTTCCGTCCACCGATTTCAGCTTCCGCTCTTTCCATAGCATTGCTGCTTTCTTTTATATTAGTATTACTATATCATTAATGGCGAGCCTTATGAACAGTGTCACGTGTCACGTGGCGCTGTTTTATTGGTCTCGCCTGTATCTCGCGTTTTTCCTAGATTTTATCATATCGGATTccattaaggttattttttttcggtttttcttggtttcctacatagtttattttgcttttgtgttttctttctattggtccacctataccccgcgttttttcggattttgctatatcggattccgttaaggttatttttccttcggtttttgttggtttgt includes these proteins:
- the LOC122580420 gene encoding cysteine-rich receptor-like protein kinase 2 isoform X1: MICNNPVPTNSSFIPSFLQAMGIIGTKMKTSHFGTAFTGTKTNSTYGLGQCYGDISPSECKLCYSLARTSLPGCLPINGGRIYLNGCFLRYDNYSFFKEYEGQEDRRMCPNNTRRDSAFEQSVRNAVAQAAETAPKSNNYHARTQAFISNTATAYAVADCWLTLDAETCEKCLQNAAKAMLECLPASEGYALYTGCFMRYSDLNSSHHKRFSKKKVIAVAVSSIVACLVASLVAFYAWKHRSNSKRRGSEDPKLLKILNGCSLNFKYSTIEKATSSFDDANKLGQGGFGTVYKGVLPDGKEIAVKRLFFNHRHRAGDFYNEVNIISSVNHKNLVKLIGFSCLGPESILIYEYLPNRSLDHFIFDSVRSKELNWGKRFDIIIGIAKGLAYLHENSKTRIIHRDIKAANILLDSRLHAKIADFGLARSYQEDKNHISTGIAGTLGYMAPEYISHGKLTEKVDVYSFGVLLLEVVTGMPNRGIQTSDNSRSLISLAWEHFKQGTVNELFDSSLMLNVQTSSDKKKEIQSIVHVGLLCIQEVASLRPTMSMALQMLSKKIEPLPSPANPPYIHESSIQSLHPSRLGLNNPTSVATVSDSSFIPR
- the LOC122580420 gene encoding cysteine-rich receptor-like protein kinase 2 isoform X2 gives rise to the protein MKRSRFKSQNSPSSRMEIRPWRLHGFIIVIISLIIIDRSRGDPRSQLYLQTCSQVRANNDSIYISNFVRSMEVISTKLRASQMGTAITGTGQDSVYALAECYGDLSAQDCTLCYAEARTLLPACYPSTGARAYLDGCFARTDNYDFFQEYYAAPNENTAAYCGNTTRGGHVFRDSVRQAISDAVRDAPRNKDYFAREVVLSDTANESAYVLADCWGTLNESSCTECLDDAFSSILNCLPAAEGRAPQTGCFLRYSNTNFLNPEPTRGNKGGYYSIIAVAVSSIVACLVASLVAFYAWKHRSNSKRRGSEDPKLLKILNGCSLNFKYSTIEKATSSFDDANKLGQGGFGTVYKGVLPDGKEIAVKRLFFNHRHRAGDFYNEVNIISSVNHKNLVKLIGFSCLGPESILIYEYLPNRSLDHFIFDSVRSKELNWGKRFDIIIGIAKGLAYLHENSKTRIIHRDIKAANILLDSRLHAKIADFGLARSYQEDKNHISTGIAGTLGYMAPEYISHGKLTEKVDVYSFGVLLLEVVTGMPNRGIQTSDNSRSLISLAWEHFKQGTVNELFDSSLMLNVQTSSDKKKEIQSIVHVGLLCIQEVASLRPTMSMALQMLSKKIEPLPSPANPPYIHESSIQSLHPSRLGLNNPTSVATVSDSSFIPR
- the LOC122580421 gene encoding protein trichome birefringence-like 2, with amino-acid sequence MNLKKLVSIFDHFPSCASPRKKVFSGFGLGFISFFILLFILFSNFYFKNLNPDKVFFQGFNIDSDNSSLIAWSFSFSRSSSFNSTCSTSIFVTNTTTQLDQNPHGSNGNISLKILDIDEKGNTHVGNFTSDVKDGSFNEISSKVFEFKDAHSRNFISDAKNESFDGISLKVFELKDAHLRNFTTDVKIGSFNESSAKVHEVKDTHLIKDDVKNGSFSAITVNPNEGKVIDQVLRNFSGTFEECDIFDGRWVRDDTKPYYPAGLCPYIDKDFNCHLNRRPDDMYVKWRWQPFGCEIPRLNATDFLERLRGSKMVFVGDSLNRNMWESLVCILRHSVKNKKRVYEISGKREFKKKGIYAFRFEDYNCTVDFVVSPFLVRESSFKGKNGSFETLRLDLMDRATSMYQDADILIFNTGHWWTHEKTSRGEDYYQEGNRVYPKLKALDAYTRALSTWAKWVDMNIDSHKTQVIFRGYSVTHFWGGQWNSGGQCHKETEPIFNTSHLTKYPSKMRVFDNVMRGMKTPLIYLNISRLTDYRKDGHPSIYRTNYNSMTIKQHSAEHSQDCSHWCLPGVPDIWNELLYASLLKVGRGSWKS